The following are encoded together in the Malaya genurostris strain Urasoe2022 chromosome 3, Malgen_1.1, whole genome shotgun sequence genome:
- the LOC131435876 gene encoding zinc finger protein DPF3: MASINSMNFHEINIQSLEKIENFFNDSAYKEVIENSETFNTRLCIERRLRMPFLDPQTGVAQYHSTLFMKARQRIPGLKEGQVYSYPASRWRKSRRQYLLQKQHPPFPTYTHRPFGHLQSTYDSENSNLDSATPSLIEGECKEHKDESGKDWYYEDMDMHDMESYDDHELPDSDCDFEESYGTRKKKSRSNKSGLGSSKIKSNSSDLNTTRRGRGAGRGRGRKSQSVGDSPSTKESGDSCKKSRTHPYLSPQNSSSPLTLPSEEPLMPVLIPESKQEDHDEKLFKASTSMNNTPSPIITSAVASIPGPAQEKGRAIPSPYCDFCLGDARENKKTFEPEELVSCSDCGRSGHPTCLQFTANMIISVRKYRWQCIECKYCTICGTSDNDDQLLFCDDCDRGYHMYCLSPPLISPPEGSWSCKLCTQEFHKK, translated from the coding sequence ATGGCGTCCAtaaattcaatgaattttcatgaaattaatATTCAAAGTCtagagaaaattgaaaatttcttcAATGATTCCGCTTACAAAGAAGTGATCGAAAACAGTGAAACGTTTAACACTCGATTATGCATCGAAAGACGATTGAGAATGCCTTTTCTGGATCCTCAAACGGGTGTCGCACAGTATCATTCGACTTTGTTTATGAAAGCAAGGCAACGAATTCCCGGATTAAAAGAAGGGCAAGTATACAGCTATCCGGCTTCTCGTTGGAGAAAATCTCGTCGACAGTATTTACTTCAAAAGCAACATCCGCCGTTCCCGACGTATACTCACAGACCATTCGGCCATTTACAAAGCACGTATGATTCTGAAAATTCGAATTTAGATTCGGCTACTCCTTCACTTATTGAAGGCGAATGCAAGGAACACAAAGATGAATCTGGAAAGGATTGGTATTATGAAGATATGGATATGCATGATATGGAATCATATGATGATCATGAATTACCTGATTCAGATTGTGACTTCGAAGAAAGCTATGGCACTCGAAAAAAGAAAAGTAGGAGTAATAAAAGTGGATTAGGTTCATCTAAAATTAAATCCAACTCAAGTGATCTCAACACAACACGCAGAGGGCGTGGAGCTGGAAGGGGTCGTGGAAGAAAATCTCAAAGTGTTGGTGACAGCCCCAGTACTAAGGAAAGCGGGGATAGTTGTAAAAAAAGTCGCACACATCCTTACTTATCTCCGCAAAATAGTTCCTCTCCCTTAACGCTACCATCTGAGGAACCGCTAATGCCAGTATTGATCCCTGAGTCAAAACAAGAAGATCATGATGAAAAACTGTTCAAAGCTAGTACTTCTATGAACAATACTCCATCACCTATCATTACTAGTGCTGTAGCTTCTATTCCGGGACCAGCACAAGAAAAGGGTAGGGCTATTCCTTCACCGTACTgtgatttttgtcttggtgatgCACGCGAGAATAAAAAAACTTTCGAACCAGAGGAACTAGTGTCATGCTCGGATTGTGGTCGCTCTGGACATCCTACATGCTTGCAGTTTACAGCTAATATGATTATTTCTGTACGTAAATATAGATGGCAATGTATTGAGTGCAAATATTGTACCATTTGTGGCACATCTGATAATGATGATCAGTTGTTATTCTGTGATGATTGTGACCGAGGATATCATATGTATTGTTTATCACCACCACTCATTTCACCACCAGAAGGTTCCTGGAGCTGCAAGCTGTGTACGCAAGAATTCCATAAGAAATAA